In a single window of the Salirhabdus salicampi genome:
- a CDS encoding sigma factor G inhibitor Gin, translated as MKNERYLNHCSVCNETKLEGITIYNMFICISCEQEIVKTEPEDEKYKFFIHKLKGINQKKQYS; from the coding sequence TTGAAAAATGAAAGATATTTGAATCATTGTTCAGTGTGTAATGAAACAAAATTAGAAGGAATAACTATTTATAATATGTTTATTTGTATTTCTTGTGAACAAGAAATTGTAAAGACAGAGCCTGAAGATGAAAAATACAAGTTTTTTATTCATAAATTAAAAGGAATTAATCAAAAAAAACAATATTCATAG